A single genomic interval of Pochonia chlamydosporia 170 chromosome 7, whole genome shotgun sequence harbors:
- a CDS encoding transcription factor MBP1 (similar to Verticillium alfalfae VaMs.102 XP_003007918.1) — protein sequence MVKGGVPAASAGPGIYSATYSGIPVYEFQFGGDLKEHVMRRRHDDWINATHILKAAGFDKPARTRILERDVQKDVHEKIQGGYGKYQGTWIPLESGEALAQRHSIYDRLRPIFEFVPGNESPPPAPRHATKPKASKAKPAPPPPPPPKWGAGAVIARQEEFDNGDTMMGEEDTPDNLTVASASYMADDDHFDMSHMSTGHRKRKREEHMQDLTEQQHAVYGDELLDYFLLSRNEQPAVKPDPPPNFQPDWLIDAENHTALHWASAMGDVDVIKQLKRFHSNVSVKNIRGETPFMRSVNFTNCYEKQSFPAVLKELFETVDARDNAGCTVIHHAAVMKNGRVFSPSCSRYYLDLLLNKLQENVDPSTFQQMLDVQDNEGNTALHLAAQRNARKCIRALLGRNASTDIPNNEGVRAEDLIMELNATKKERGPQRSSSPFAPDSQRHASFRDAFAENKKKTPTNFQSAAATTVQSRIAPLLMQKFQDLAKSYDDEWHEKDVAEAEARRILANTQAELNATHQQIAELEAQLETDDEATKIMGEANRSKHQVLSLITHQNRLHIHQAVEADMKRVNGDNGETNSYEDRLALSHQLISLVGELRKAESEYVDALSMVGTGDKIDKYRKLLKKCLDPKDGEILDTNLDSLIDMMEEERDVNDMDGAAAPSTGDPMDFGVGNV from the exons ATGGTCAAAGGCGGTGTTCCAGCTGCCAGTGCTGGCCCAGGCATTTACAGTGCTACATACAGTGGC ATTCCCGTGTACGAATTTCAATTCGGAGGCGATTTGAAGGAACATGTTATGCGACGAAGGCACGATGATTGGATTAATGCAACACACATTTTGAAAGCTGCCGGGTTCGACAAACCCGCTCGTACCAGAATTTTAGAGCGAGATGTACAAAAGGATGTCCACGAGAAGATCCAAGGCGGATACGGCAAATATCAAG GAACCTGGATTCCCCTCGAATCCGGCGAGGCACTTGCCCAACGTCACAGTATTTATGACCGACTACGACCCATCTTTGAGTTTGTGCCAGGCAACGAAAGTCCTCCGCCAGCTCCCCGGCATGCAACGAAACCCAAGGCATCAAAGGCCAAGCCGGCGCCGCCTCCGCCCCCGCCTCCAAAATGGGGTGCAG GCGCTGTAATAGCTCGGCAAGAGGAGTTTGATAATGGGGACACCATGATGGGCGAAGAAGACACGCCGGATAATTTGACTGTAGCGTCGGCTTCATACATGGCAGACGATGATCACTTCGACATGTCACACATGTCAACAGGCCACAGGAAACGAAAGCGAGAAGAGCACATGCAAGACCTCACAGAACAACAACATGCGGTTTACGGTGATGAGTTGCTCGACTACTTTTTGCTCTCTAGAAATGAGCAGCCTGCTGTCAAACCGGACCCGCCGCCAAACTTTCAGCCGGACTGGCTCATTGATGCTGAAAATCACACTGCTCTCCATTGGGCATCTGCCATGGGTGACGTCGACGTCATCAAGCAGCTGAAGAGGTTTCATTCGAATGTCTCTGTGAAGAACATTCGTGGAGAGACCCCATTCATGCGGTCCGTCAACTTCACAAACTGTTACGAAAAGCAGTCATTCCCCGCAGTGTTAAAGGAGCTTTTCGAGACCGTCGACGCCAGAGACAACGCAGGCTGTACTGTCATTCATCATGCAGCGGTGATGAAGAACGGCAGGGTTTTTAGTCCGTCTTGTTCACGGTACTATCTGGATCTCCTTTTAAACAAACTACAAGAAAACGTAGACCCCTCTACCTTTCAGCAGATGCTGGACGTGCAAGATAACGAGGGCAACACGGCACTCCATCTTGCAGCCCAAAGAAACGCTCGCAAGTGCATCCGCGCACTGCTTGGTCGTAACGCATCAACAGACATTCCCAACAATGAGGGCGTCAGAGCAGAAGACTTGATCATGGAGCTCAACGCCACGAAGAAGGAACGAGGACCGCAACGGTCATCCTCGCCATTTGCACCCGACTCACAAAGGCATGCCTCGTTCCGAGATGCCTTTGCcgaaaacaagaagaagacaccAACGAATTTTCAATCGGCAGCCGCCACAACAGTACAATCACGGATCGCACCACTGCTGATGCAAAAGTTCCAAGACTTGGCCAAGAGCTATGACGACGAATGGCACGAGAAAGACGtagcagaagcagaagcccGACGAATTTTAGCAAACACCCAGGCGGAATTGAACGCAACGCATCAGCAAATTGCCGAGCTCGAGGCCCAACTCGAGACGGACGACGAGGCAACCAAGATTATGGGCGAGGCCAACAGGTCCAAACACCAGGTGCTGTCTCTAATAACCCATCAAAACAGACTACACATTCACCAAGCCGTCGAAGCCGACATGAAGCGGGTCAACGGCGACAATGGCGAAACCAACTCCTACGAAGACAGATTGGCGCTCTCACACCAACTCATTTCTTTGGTTGGCGAGCTCCGCAAAGCAGAAAGCGAATACGTCGACGCCCTGAGCATGGTAGGAACAGGAGACAAGATCGACAAGTACAGGAAACTGCTAAAGAAATGCCTGGATCCAAAGGACGGCGAAATCCTGGACACAAACCTCGACAGTCTCAttgacatgatggaggaggaacGGGACGtgaatgacatggatggcGCGGCTGCACCCTCAACAGGCGACCCCATGgactttggtgttggcaatGTATAG
- a CDS encoding actin-1 (similar to Aspergillus terreus NIH2624 XP_001212400.1), translated as MTEILHNAPIVLDNGSGTIRAGFAGDDLPKCFFPSWVGRPKHLRVLAGALEGDVFIGQKAASELRGLLKIHYPLEHGIVTDWDDMERIWEYVYGEGLKTLSEEHPVLLTEPPLNPRSNRDTAAQILFETFNVPALHTSIQAILSLYASGRTTGIVLDAGDGVSHAVPVYEGFAMPSSIRRIDVAGRDVTEHLQTLLRKSGYVFHTSAEKEVVRLIKESVSYVALDPRKEERDWIGVKPNESKFAEYVLPDGHKLKIGQERFRAPEILFDPELIGLEYPGVHQIVVDAINRTDLDLRKSLYGNIVLSGGSTMIKGFGDRLLTELQKLAVKDMRIKIFAPPERKYSTWIGGSILAGLSTFRKMWVSVDDWHENPDIIHTKFT; from the exons ATGACAGAAATACTACACAATGCCCCCATTGTCCTGGACAATGGTTCAGGAACCATCCGCGCTGGATTCGCTGGTGATGATCTGCCAAAGTGCTTCTTCCCCTCGTGGGTTGGCCGACCAAAGCATCTTAGAGTGCTGGCTGGCGCTCTAGAAGGAGATGTGTTTATTGGTCAAAAGGCTGCTAGTGAGCTGAGAGGCCTGCTCAAGATTCATTATCCTTTAGAGCATGGGATTGTTACAGATTGGGACGACATGGAACGGATATGGGAATATGTGTACGGCGAGGGCCTGAAGACTCTAAGCGAAGAG CATCCTGTTTTGTTGACTGAGCCCCCTTTGAATCCTCGAAGCAACCGGGATACCGCTGCGCAGATCCTTTTCGAAACGTTCAACGTTCCTGCCTTGCACACATCGATTCAAGCAATATTGTCATTATATGCCAGCGGCCGAACGACTGGAATCGTGCTGGACGCAGGCGACGGCGTGTCACATGCAGTTCCGGTGTACGAAGGCTTTGCCATGCCGAGCAGCATCCGGCGAATCGATGTAGCTGGACGTGATGTGACGGAGCACCTGCAAACACTGTTACGGAAGAGTGGTTACGTCTTCCACACGAGTGCAGAGAAGGAAGTGGTGAGACTGATCAAGGAGAGCGTGTCATATGTGGCGCTGGACCCGAGAAAAGAGGAGAGGGACTGGATTGGCGTGAAGCCGAATGAGAGCAAGTTTGCAGAGTACGTGTTGCCGGATGGACACAAGCTGAAG ATTGGTCAAGAGCGATTCCGGGCGCCGGAGATCTTGTTCGACCCCGAGCTCATCGGCCTCGAGTATCCCGGCGTACACCAAATCGTagttgatgccatcaacaGGACAGATTTGGACCTGCGAAAATCGTTGTACGGCAACATTGTGTTGTCGGGCGGCAGCACGATGATCAAGGGCTTTGGAGACAGGTTGCTTACGGAGCTGCAGAAGCTGGCAGTTAAGGACATGAGGATCAAGATTTTTGCACCGCCGGAGCGAAAGTACTCGACGTGGATTGGTGGCAGTATTCTTGCTGGGCTGAGTACATTCCGCAAG ATGTGGGTGAGCGTTGACGACTGGCACGAGAATCCGGATATTATTCACACCAAGTTTACTTGA
- a CDS encoding glycosylhydrolase family 76-2 protein (similar to Neurospora crassa OR74A XP_961253.2), which yields MKPSISPRSAGAALLAAATFAQAQTSPFSIDSTASIKQSSSTLAWDMLQYYKGNLTGQTPGILPGPPPAGDYYWWEGGAMWGTLIDYWYWTGDSTYNNEIMQSMQFQVGENKDYMPRNVTASLGNDDQGFWGMAAMTAAENGFPDPPSDKPQWLELAQAVFNTQASPDRHDSTCGGGLRWQIPFANNGYDYKNSIANGCFFNMGARLARYTGNTTYSDWADKTWDWMWKIGFIDNKNYAIYDGAKVAGDCKDINRAEFSYNNAVFAEGVAYMYNYTNGNATWKARLDGLLKHGMETFLPKGIAVEISCENAGTCTTDMITFKGFLHRWYSTISQLAPYTAETIRPVLKTSAQAAIKQCTGAALGRQCGFKWASGVYDGKTGAGQEMAALSAVMSLLIPAAKAPMTEKDGGTSKGNPNAGGGGDNALKKVKPITTADKAGAGILTFLVLGSACGVFGWMSVGA from the exons ATGAAGCCGTCCATCTCCCCGCGTTCGGCTGGTGCCGCGCTGCTCGCAGCTGCCACCTTTGCACAGGCACAAACATCGCCATTTTCTATTGACAGCACCG CATCTATCAAGCAAAGTTCTTCCACTTTAGCATGGGACATGTTACAATACTACAAGGGCAACTTGACTGGCCAAACACCTGGTATTCTACCCGGTCCTCCACCTGCCGGTGACTACTACTGGTGGGAAGGAGGTGCTATGTGGGGGACTTTGATCGATTATTGGTATTGGACGGGAGATTCAACCTACAATAACGAAATTATGCAATCGATGCAGTTCCAAGTCGGAGAAAATAAGGATTATATGCCCCGCAACGTTACGGCATCGCTGGGTAATGACGATCAAGGCTTCTGGggcatggctgccatgaCAGCTGCTGAAAATGGCTTCCCTGACCCTCCATCTGATAAACCACAGTGGTTAGAGCTTGCTCAAGCCGTCTTTAATACCCAAGCCAGTCCTGATCGTCACGACTCGACCTGCGGTGGTGGTTTGCGATGGCAGATTCcgtttgccaacaacggaTACGACTACAAGAATAGTATCGCTAACGGTTGTTTCTTCAATATGGGTGCCCGTCTTGCCCGCTACACCGGTAACACCACATACTCAGATTGGGCTGATAAGACTTGGGATTGGATGTGGAAGATTGGATTTATCGACAACAAGAATTATGCCATTTACGACGGTGCCAAGGTTGCCGGCGACTGCAAAGATATCAACCGGGCTGAATTCTCCTACAATAACGCCGTATTTGCGGAAGGCGTTGCCTACATGTACAATTAT ACCAATGGAAACGCAACATGGAAAGCGAGATTAGACGGGCTCCTCAAGCACGGAATGGAAACGTTTCTCCCCAAAGGAATTGCAGTTGAAATTTCCTGCGAAAATGCCGGCACTTGCACCACGGATATGATTACGTTCAAGGGCTTCCTTCACCGATGGTACTCTACCATTTCGCAGCTTGCCCCCTACACTGCCGAGACGATTCGACCGGTTCTGAAGACTTCTGCTCAGGCTGCAATTAAGCAATGTACTGGTGCCGCATTGGGAAGACAGTGTGGCTTCAAGTGGGCTAGTGGTGTCTACGATGGCAAGACTGGCGCTGGCCAAGAGATGGCAGCCCTCTCAGCCGTTATGTCCCTTCTCATTCCTGCCGCCAAGGCACCTATGACTGAGAAGGACGGTGGCACGTCCAAGGGTAATCCCAAcgctggtggtggcggcgacAATGCTctcaagaaggtcaagcCCATCACGACTGCCGAcaaggctggtgctggcattCTCACTTTCCTGGTTCTTGGGTCGGCATGTGGTGTCTTTGGTTGGATGAGCGTAGGTGCTTAA
- a CDS encoding COPII-coated vesicle protein (Erv41) (similar to Cordyceps militaris CM01 XP_006668894.1), whose amino-acid sequence MNGFEKSGFDEDNFGAKGSIVSAFDAFPKSKPQYVTRTEGGGKWTVAMAVVSVFLLWAEIARWWRGSESHTFAVEKGVSHSMQINLDTVILMKCGDLHVNVQDAAGDLILAGSKLNKDETSWSQWVNQKGVHKLGRDSEGRIITGAGWQNLDEEGFGEEHVHDIVALGKRRAKWAKTPKVRGPPDSCRIYGSLELNKVQGDFHITARGHGYLGQGDHLDHSKFNFSHIISELSFGPYYPSLVNPLDRTINIAPNHFHKMQYYVSVVPTRYSVGSSSIFTNQYAVTEQSMAISEYSVPGVFVKYDIEPILLSVNENRDGFLTFVMKLINVLSGVLVAGHWGFTLSEWFREVMGKRRRSSGGEGVLGTKHGYDA is encoded by the exons ATGAACGGCTTCGAGAAGAGCGGCTTCGATGAGGACAACTTTGGCGCAAAGGGTAGCATTGTGAGCGCATTTGATGCTTTCC CCAAGTCAAAACCTCAATATGTCACCCGAACCGAAGGCGGCGGCAAATGGaccgtcgccatggctgtTGTATCCGTCTTCCTTCTCTGGGCCGAAATTGCACGTTGGTGGCGCGGATCCGAATCGCATACATTTGCCGTCGAGAAGGGAGTTTCACACTCTATGCAAATTAACCTCGATACGGTTATCCTCATGAAGTGCGGCGATTTGCACGTCAACGTCCAGGATGCTGCTGGCGACCTTATCCTGGCTGGTTCCAAATTGAACAAAGACGAGACGAGTTGGTCGCAGTGGGTCAACCAAAAGGGCGTGCACAAGCTAGGCAGAGATAGCGAGGGCCGCATCATTACAGGTGCTGGATGGCAGAAtctcgacgaggagggcTTTGGCGAGGAGCACGTCCATGATATCGTCGCCCTAGGAAAGAGAAGGGCCAAGTGGGCCAAGACACCTAAAGTCAGGGGCCCGCCTGATAGCTGCCGAATCTATGGAAGCTTGGAATTGAACAAGGTTCAGGGTGACTTTCACATCACGGCTAGAGGCCACGGATACCTTGGTCAAGGTGACCATTTGGACCACTCGA AGTTCAACTTTTCACACATCATCTCCGAATTGTCCTTTGGCCCGTACTACCCGTCTCTCGTCAACCCTCTCGACCgcaccatcaacattgcCCCGAACCATTTCCACAAGATGCAGTACTACGTTTCCGTCGTGCCAACCCGATACAGCGTCggctccagctccatctTTACCAACCAGTATGCCGTCACCGAACAAAGTATGGCCATTTCCGAGTATAGTGTCCCCGGTGTCTTCGTTAAGTACGACATTGAACCGATCCTGCTGTCTGTGAATGAGAACCGCGACGGATTTTTGACCTTTGTCAtgaagctcatcaacgtGCTTTCGGGTGTGTTGGTTGCTGGACACTGGGGGTTCACGCTGAGCGAGTGGTTCCGAGAAGTGATGGGCAAGAGACGGAGGAGCAGTGGTGGCGAGGGTGTTTTGGGAACCAAGCATGGCTATGATGCGTAG
- a CDS encoding NmrA-like family protein (similar to Neosartorya fischeri NRRL 181 XP_001258095.1), with protein MAYQKIALLGKGNLGSAILEQLVSHQFSVTVLSRDPSKLENVPSGVEVKKVDYTSSQSLIDALKGHDVALSTIAYSSIPLQKEIIDACIAAGIKRFIPSDFSGISTDPKAANLPPYVPMVAIHDYLKAKAESDGLEYTIFSIGAFLEFILDTPFFVDWPNRSVELFDDGTREFSCTSVSGIGKAVAGSLKKPEETKNKNVFIHEAVLSQVKLLELAKKHGGGEWTEKKLDAADELAKAIKKVEDEGTTDPFVMLPLVKACLMAGKYTASYPKVDNEVLGLSLLSEKELEDRVAAKVKA; from the exons ATGGCTTATCAGAAAATCGCACTTCTCGGG AAAGGAAACCTCGGTTCCGCCATCCTCGAGCAACTCGTCAGTCACCAGTTCTCAGTCACAGTTCTCAGCCGTGATCCGTCCAAGCTTGAAAATGTACCTTCTGGCGTAGAAGTCAAAAAAGTCGACTACACCTCTTCGCAGAGTCTCATTGACGCCCTGAAAGGCCACGACGTCGCCCTATCCACAATCGCATACAGTTCCATCCCGCTGCAAAAGGAAATCATTGACGCTTGCATCGCTGCTGGTATCAAGCGCTTCATCCCTTCCGACTTTAGCGGCATTTCGACAGATCCCAAGGCCGCCAATCTCCCGCCATATGTGCCAATGGTCGCAATCCACGACTAtctcaaggccaaggctgaaTCCGACGGACTCGAGTACACGATCTTCTCTATCGGCGCGTTTCTGGAGTTTATCCTGGATACCCCTTTCTTCGTGGACTGGCCAAACCGGTCGGTTGAGCTTTTTGATGACGGGACGCGCGAGTTCAGCTGTACTAGTGTTTCTGGTATTGGCAAGGCGGTGGCTGGGAGTTTGAAAAAGCCAGAGGAAacgaagaacaagaatgTGTTTATTCACGAGGCTGTCCTGTCACAGGTTAAGCTGCTTGAGCTTGCTAAGAagcatggtggtggtgagtggacagagaagaagttggacgCGGCGGAtgagttggccaaggcgatTAAaaaggttgaagatgaaggcacCACGGATCCTTTTGTCATGCTTCCGTTGGTCAAGGCTTGCTTGATGGCTGGCAAGTATACTGCTTCGTATCCCAAGGTGGATAATGAAGTTTTGGGCTTGTCTCTGTTGAGTGAGAAGGAGTTGGAAGACAGGGTGGCTGCAAAGGTCAAGGCTTGA
- a CDS encoding heterokaryon incompatibility protein (similar to Colletotrichum graminicola M1.001 XP_008099399.1), giving the protein MHGNQPVWTTNGDVIDSLGLYGSDGQIRTTVLVYTAADDPAARFISRRPMASDVGSNLVSQQIKTWINECQTQHHTCPSIENPPLPTRVIYVGREVDGSWDGLKLYVSETAEKGHYAALCYCWGKDENVVTTKDNINSHKDKLEFANLPKTIQDAITVTRSLGLLYLWVDALCILKDDKADTAREIQKMGHIYMNATVTIAASTAWSASKGFLQPRKPPESCEFAVRTPDGKDGHIHVSAVVRHFFAFHPLDYRGWTLQEHQLSPRLILYSKKEVIWRCRKDKSKTIIPGQIVYQQPLRLLPSGIFEACTSRAGRTVTQQTQLWTQIVCEYSGRQLTVAVDELNALAGIAKVLATFWDDVYIAGHWGRCLIQHLAWWTIFPSSNKLPTDYAPSWSWLSGGQCIRFDIVDVPTARMVEMPLLEGADWQCGQRLALVLSGPVIDKGSSLWSRLRVKKEYPGEQMCVLILGYKFYGRGKKKRVGVGLVLEKADNNHYRRLDRVIVKGMGLRWDSKIRTVSII; this is encoded by the exons ATGCATGGGAACCAGCCAGTTTGGACAACCAACGGAGATGTCATAGACAGTCTGGGTCTGTACGGCTCTGATGGTCAAATACGGACAACTGTTCTCGTCTACACAGCTGCGG ACGACCCTGCCGCCAGATTCATAAGCAGACGCCCCATGGCATCCGACGTGGGCAGCAATTTGGTATCCCAGCAGATTAAGACTTGGATCAACGAATGTCAGACTCAGCATCATACCTGTCCTTCGATCGAAAACCCCCCGCTACCAACTAGGGTTATATATGTAGGACGTGAGGTTGATGGCTCCTGGGACGGCTTGAAGCTCTATGTGAGCGAAACAGCCGAGAAGGGACACTATGCAGCATTATGTTACTGTTGGGGGAAGGATGAGAATGTTGTCACGACAAAGGACAATATTAACTCACACAAGGATAAACTCGAATTCGCCAACCTCCCCAAGACCATTCAGGACGCCATTACAGTAACAAGATCATTGGGCCTTCTATATCTCTGGGTAGATGCACTCTGCATACTTAAAGACGACAAAGCCGATACAGCGAGGGAAATCCAGAAGATGGGGCACATATACATGAATGCGACGGTTACCATCGCGGCATCAACCGCCTGGTCCGCATCCAAAGGGTTTCTGCAACCGCGGAAACCGCCGGAGAGTTGTGAATTCGCCGTTCGTACCCCAGATGGAAAAGATGGCCATATACACGTTTCGGCGGTTGTCAGGCacttttttgctttccatcCATTGGACTACCGCGGATGGACTCTGCAAGAGCACCAGCTGTCTCCACGGCTCATCCTGTACAGCAAGAAAGAGGTTATCTGGCGCTGTCGCAAAGATAAAAGCAAAACTATTATCCCTGGCCAGATAGTCTATCAGCAGCCCCTGCGACTCCTACCATCGGGAATTTTCGAGGCTTGTACCTCCCGCGCCGGCAGGACGGTAACGCAGCAAACACAGCTTTGGACTCAAATCGTCTGCGAATACTCTGGACGTCAGTTAACTGTCGCTGTAGACGAGTTGAATGCTCTTGCGGGGATTGCCAAGGTGCTCGCAACATTCTGGGACGACGTTTACATCGCTGGCCATTGGGGGAGATGTTTGATACAGCACCTGGCCTGGTGGACTATTTTCCCTTCGTCAAACAAGTTACCTACAGATTACGCTCcaagttggtcttggctgtctGGCGGACAGTGCATACGctttgacattgtcgatgTTCCCACGGCTAGAATGGTCGAGATGCCGTTGCTTGAGGGGGCTGATTGGCAATGCGGACAGCGTTTAGCGCTTGTTCTCAGTGGTCCAGTTATTGACAAGGGAAGTTCTCTCTGGTCGAGATTGCGGGTGAAGAAAGAATACCCCGGAGAGCAGATGTGTGTGCTTATTTTAGGGTATAAATTTTATGGGaggggaaaaaagaagagggTTGGAGTGGGCTTAGTACTTGAGAAGGCTGATAACAATCACTATCGGCGTCTGGATAGAGTGATTGTCAAGGGTATGGGGCTTAGATGGGATTCCAAGATACGGACAGTCAGCATAATTTAA
- a CDS encoding MFS drug transporter (similar to Neosartorya fischeri NRRL 181 XP_001260978.1) codes for MRAPETIFTGHFDHRIDLWRAGCIIYSLIFAARPFQYLGDDSVLVAQMIGFVEELPDQWKNKWETMPKRSSHSSANTLPGDGGISDQAFKLETRFHEIVNDPELMPLLPVIRGLMRFLPSDRLTAAEALELLGMPDIVLITPSDSFSSSYTNLVKNFLFTLGVILGHRWSKVADQICDVPTIVSQFQPNLTSHSSTSLHTAWQQVGFREVYTSVEMTLTREDQENGILCQNPPDEAVQRREDQPLLQTAIPEWKPPRGFVWIQIALMNNVFLNAFDGTIMAATYAVISSEFDATNSASWLTTAYLIASTAVQPLYGRISDIFGRRICFFASTILFGVGSLGCGLSGSMVMLIVMRALTGVGGGGLHIMATIVNSDLIPFRRRGIYQAMQNGVFGLGAICGASLGGNIADRIGWRWCFLLQVPVSVFALIVGSLVVRDQSSSMLLSLDEGLQVMWKRIDFSGALVLVLAVSIQLLGLGLGGNLLPWGSPWVIGSLVGSLILFAVFVVVEGKTSAIPMIPLRMLKGRLPVATQISNACAGCAAYGFLFMVPLFFQVVLLESASKAGARLVIPSLATPIGAVIAGVVMSRYGKLIPMMRIGSILMAVGNALVFSLRFVDSNWKYFAYIFPTNLGQGVVYPSILFTSLASFEHEDHAVSTSTVYLLRSLGGVWGVSITSAIVQTSLSVRLPDALGGIPDKWRIIDQIRHSASSVHNLPPEIQTQVRLVYYDGIRYAFAACTIVSLIGVVAAFVATASKLRSTH; via the exons ATGAGGGCGCCGGAAACCATCTTCACTGGCCATTTTGACCACAGAATTGACCTGTGGCGTGCTGGTTGCATA ATATATTCACTCATTTTTGCAGCCCGGCCATTCCAGTACCTAGGAGATGATTCTGTGTTAGTCGCGCAGATGATTGGATTTGTCGAAGAACTCCCAGATCAGTGGAAGAACAAATGGGAAACGATGCCAAAGCGCAGCTCGCATTCTTCTGCCAATACACTCCCCGGCGATGGTGGTATCTCAGATCAGGCATTCAAACTTGAAACTAGGTTTCACGAGATCGTGAATGACCCAGAGTTGATGCCTCTTTTGCCTGTTATTCGGGGGTTAATGCGATTTTTACCCTCCGATCGGCTGACCGCAGCTGAGGCACTGGAACTACTGGGCATGCCCGATAT agtGCTCATCACGCCATCTGATAGTTTCTCCTCCTCTTACACCAATCTGGTGAAGAATTTCCTCTTCACCTTGGGTGTCATCCTGGGCCATCGCTGGTCGAAAGTTGCCGACCAAATCTGCGACGTCCCGACCATTGTCTCACAATTTCAGcccaacctcacctcacacTCTTCAACCTCACTTCACACAGCGTGGCAGCAAGTTGGTTTCCGTGAAGTATACACATCCGTTGAAATGACCTTGACGAGAGAAGACCAAGAAAATGGCATTCTCTGCCAGAATCCCCCCGATGAAGCCGTCCAACGACGCGAGGACCAACCGCTCTTACAAACTGCCATTCCAGAATGGAAACCTCCCCGAGGCTTCGTCTGGATTCAAATCGCCCTCATGAACAACGTATTCCTCAACGCATTCGacggcaccatcatggcagcaacatACGCCGTCATCAGCTCCGAATTCGATGCCACAAATAGCGCATCCTGGCTCACGACAGCATACCTCATCGCTTCTACGGCCGTCCAGCCTCTATACGGTCGCATTTCAGACATCTTTGGCCGACGAATCTGTTTCTTCGCCTCCACCATTCTATTTGGAGTTGGGAGTCTGGGCTGCGGACTCTCGGGCAGTATGGTGATGCTCATCGTTATGCGTGCGTTGACTGGAGTCGGCGGAGGCGGTCTGCACATTATGGCTACGATTGTTAATTCCGACCTCATTCCGTTTCGAAGACGTGGCATATATCAAGCTATGCAGAATGGTGTCTTTGGACTTGGCGCCATATGCGGAGCTTCATTGGGTGGGAATATTGCTGATAGAAttggctggcggtggtgttttCTTCTGCAGGTGCCGGTGTCTGTGTTTGCTCTCATCGTGGGTAGTCTTGTGGTTAGAGATCAGTCGTCTAGCATGTTGCTGTCTCTGGATGAGGGACTGCAAGTCATGTGGAAGAGGATCGACTTTTCTGGCgcccttgtccttgttctggCTGTTTCCATTCAGttgcttggtcttggtctgggtGGTAACTTGTTGCCCTGGGGGAGTCCGTGGGTCATTGGTTCTTTAGTTGGGAGCTTGATACTCTTTGCTGTGTTTGTGGTCGTCGAAGGAAAGACGTCTGCTATTCCAATGATTCCGCTTCGGATGTTAAAGGGCCGATTGCCTGTTGCGACGCAAATATCCAATGCTTGTGCCGGATGCGCAGCTTACGGC TTTTTATTCATGGTACCGCTATTCTTCCAGGTTGTTCTGCTAGAGTCAGCTTCCAAAGCCGGTGCTCGTCTGGTCATCCCGTCGCTTGCAACACCAATTGGTGCTGTAATCGCAGGAGTCGTCATGTCCCGATACGGCAAACTCATTCCAATGATGCGGATAGGGTCTATACTCATGGCGGTGGGAAATGCCCTTGTGTTTTCTCTACGATTTGTCGATTCGAATTGGAAGTACTTTGCGTACATTTTCCCTACCAACTTGGGCCAAGGCGTTGTGTATCCATCCATCCTATTCACCTCACTGGCTTCATTTGAGCATGAAG ATCACGCAGTTTCGACATCTACAGTCTACTTGCTTCGCTCGCTCGGTGGCGTTTGGGGAGTGTCCATCACCTCTGCCATCGTGCAAACTTCGCTCAGCGTCCGTCTTCCGGATGCTTTGGGCGGGATACCAGATAAATGGAGA ATTATAGATCAGATCAGGCATTCGGCGTCTAGTGTACATAACCTGCCGCCGGAGATTCAAACGCAGGTTCGACTCGTTTACTATGATGGTATTCGCTACGCTTTTGCTGCATGCACAATTGTGTCTCTTATTGGAGTGGTGGCAGCCTTTGTGGCTACGGCTTCTAAACTGCGAAGCACCCATTAA